A single genomic interval of Psychroserpens sp. NJDZ02 harbors:
- a CDS encoding toxin-antitoxin system YwqK family antitoxin: MVNSAQIEISEIVIPKSKLVFKQNIGLVYYQDKPFNGISVLYYPNGIKAETVAYKNGEKEGAFKKWFQDGLLSFEAFYVKGKLNGISKSWWSNSNLRSESIFVNGIANGVQKQWYLSGEKFKQMTIVNGREEGMQQAWRRNGKIYNNYEAKNGRIFGLKRANLCFQLEEEIVQDEKI; encoded by the coding sequence GTGGTAAATAGTGCTCAAATTGAAATTTCTGAAATCGTAATCCCTAAGTCTAAATTAGTCTTTAAACAAAATATAGGGCTTGTGTATTATCAAGACAAGCCTTTTAATGGAATTTCGGTTTTATATTATCCAAACGGTATTAAAGCAGAAACAGTCGCTTATAAAAATGGAGAAAAAGAAGGGGCTTTTAAAAAGTGGTTTCAAGATGGGTTATTAAGCTTTGAAGCTTTTTATGTCAAAGGAAAATTAAACGGTATTTCTAAATCTTGGTGGTCTAATAGTAATTTAAGGTCAGAGTCTATTTTTGTAAACGGGATCGCAAATGGGGTTCAAAAACAATGGTATCTTTCTGGCGAAAAATTTAAACAGATGACCATTGTAAACGGTAGGGAAGAAGGTATGCAACAAGCATGGCGTCGTAATGGTAAAATTTACAATAATTATGAAGCCAAAAACGGGCGTATTTTTGGATTAAAAAGAGCCAATTTATGTTTTCAATTAGAAGAAGAAATAGTACAAGATGAAAAAATATAA
- a CDS encoding SCO family protein gives MKKYNLIIIALITLIVLSCKEQVEEKSSRVDGLPYYSDASFTPHWLDSKSEALSTFHKIPEFNLTNQDGQKVTEKTFENKIYVTDFFFTSCPGICPKMTENMSVLQEAFKHDAEVLLLSHSVTPVKDSVSTLKHYAEGKGVISNKWHLVTGDRKQIYDLGRQSYFVEEDLGGEKTDDDFLHTENFVLIDKDKHIRGIYNGLNKTAVQQLIADIKTLEIEDK, from the coding sequence ATGAAAAAATATAACCTAATAATTATAGCGCTAATTACTCTTATCGTGTTAAGTTGTAAAGAGCAAGTAGAAGAGAAAAGTAGTAGGGTAGATGGTCTTCCTTACTATAGTGATGCTAGTTTTACACCGCATTGGTTGGATAGTAAAAGTGAAGCTTTAAGTACATTCCATAAAATACCTGAGTTTAATTTAACGAACCAAGATGGTCAAAAAGTAACAGAGAAGACGTTTGAGAATAAAATTTATGTTACAGACTTCTTTTTTACATCATGTCCTGGGATTTGTCCAAAAATGACAGAAAACATGTCTGTTTTACAAGAGGCATTTAAGCATGATGCTGAGGTTTTATTATTGTCTCATTCAGTAACACCAGTAAAAGATTCTGTGTCAACATTAAAACATTACGCAGAAGGTAAAGGGGTAATTTCTAATAAATGGCATTTAGTAACTGGAGATCGAAAACAAATTTATGATCTAGGCCGTCAATCTTATTTTGTTGAAGAAGATTTGGGAGGAGAAAAGACAGATGATGATTTTTTACATACTGAAAACTTTGTGTTAATCGATAAGGATAAACACATCAGAGGAATATATAATGGTTTAAATAAAACTGCTGTACAACAATTAATTGCAGATATTAAAACTTTAGAAATTGAAGATAAATAA
- a CDS encoding WD40/YVTN/BNR-like repeat-containing protein, with translation MKKVIYLVFSLSLIIGLGSCGVGKYKTVPKSIKTTFTNVAIATLIEDEALNVRAIEIIDTIGLAYLTSKGKFGMYFHNDASEFNAIKNTFPIQIKHDTIIPNFRALAVTDNKGFGLSIGSPALVFNLDVDLHKNTVVYQENHEKAFYDSMEFWNDSEGIAIGDPTDDCLSVIITRDRGKTWTKLSCDVLPKAKEGEAAFAASDTNIAIVGDKTWVATGGKASRILYSPDKGSSWEVFDTPMIQGLETTGIYSLDFYDENNGFAVGGDYTKADANLANKIKTTDGGKTWQIMSDGSGPGYRSCVQYVPNSNAQQLVAIGFKGIDYSSDAGNTWTHLSDDGYYTLRFINETTAYAAGNKKISKLTFK, from the coding sequence ATGAAAAAAGTAATATACCTTGTTTTTAGTCTTTCGCTAATAATAGGATTAGGAAGTTGTGGTGTTGGTAAGTATAAAACGGTACCAAAGTCAATAAAAACCACCTTTACTAATGTCGCTATTGCAACGTTAATAGAAGATGAAGCACTTAATGTTAGAGCTATTGAAATTATTGATACTATTGGCTTAGCTTATTTAACCTCAAAGGGTAAATTTGGTATGTATTTCCATAATGATGCGTCAGAGTTTAATGCCATTAAAAACACGTTTCCCATTCAAATAAAACATGATACAATTATTCCAAACTTTAGAGCATTAGCTGTTACGGATAATAAAGGTTTTGGATTAAGCATTGGGTCACCTGCATTAGTCTTTAATTTGGATGTTGATTTGCATAAAAATACGGTGGTGTATCAAGAAAATCATGAGAAAGCATTTTATGATTCTATGGAGTTTTGGAATGACAGTGAAGGTATTGCGATCGGAGATCCTACAGACGATTGTTTAAGTGTTATTATTACTAGAGATAGAGGAAAAACTTGGACAAAACTATCGTGTGATGTTTTACCAAAAGCAAAAGAGGGTGAAGCTGCATTTGCTGCAAGTGATACTAATATAGCTATTGTAGGCGATAAAACTTGGGTAGCCACAGGTGGTAAGGCTAGTCGTATTTTATATTCTCCTGATAAAGGAAGTAGTTGGGAGGTCTTTGATACACCAATGATACAAGGTCTTGAAACAACAGGGATCTATAGTCTAGATTTTTATGATGAAAATAATGGCTTTGCTGTAGGGGGAGATTATACTAAAGCAGATGCTAATTTGGCTAATAAAATAAAGACTACTGATGGCGGAAAAACGTGGCAAATTATGTCTGATGGCTCTGGACCTGGTTACAGAAGTTGTGTGCAATACGTGCCAAATAGTAATGCGCAGCAATTAGTGGCTATTGGTTTTAAGGGTATTGATTACAGTAGTGATGCTGGTAATACTTGGACGCATTTAAGCGATGATGGGTATTATACGCTTAGGTTTATAAATGAGACTACAGCGTATGCAGCAGGTAATAAGAAAATTAGTAAATTAACTTTTAAATAG
- a CDS encoding sensor of ECF-type sigma factor has translation MKTPLITLFVLLLSFSAIAQKDKAKQHEKLKALKVAHITEQLDFTPKEAEAFWPIYNKFDEEKHILRDVSQAKRNNIDVKKLTDSEAKALIKDMQDLEEAKVKSYKVYIDKLSQIISYKKIVLLFNAERSFKRKMIEEFRGRHKDNKK, from the coding sequence ATGAAAACACCTCTTATAACATTATTTGTCTTACTCCTATCTTTTAGTGCTATCGCGCAAAAAGACAAAGCAAAACAGCATGAAAAATTAAAAGCATTAAAAGTTGCACATATCACAGAGCAATTAGACTTTACACCTAAGGAAGCTGAGGCCTTTTGGCCTATTTACAATAAGTTTGATGAAGAAAAACACATCTTACGAGATGTGTCTCAAGCTAAAAGAAACAATATTGATGTTAAGAAATTAACCGATAGTGAAGCTAAAGCTTTAATAAAAGACATGCAAGACTTGGAAGAAGCCAAAGTTAAGAGCTATAAAGTATATATAGACAAACTCTCCCAAATAATAAGTTATAAAAAAATAGTCTTATTATTTAATGCAGAACGCTCCTTTAAAAGAAAAATGATTGAAGAGTTTAGAGGTAGGCATAAAGACAATAAGAAATAA
- a CDS encoding RNA polymerase sigma factor, protein MSDNETILIKQLQSDKDKNAAFKTLITRYKERLYWHIRHIVKSHDDADDVLQNTFIKVFKNINKFNGDSQLYSWIYRIATNESLTHLKRNSKLKNINNEEVQDLLINNLESDVYFEGEAIQLKLQKAIATLPEKQQLVFNMKYFQDLKYSELSEILETSEGALKASYHIASKKIETYLKAN, encoded by the coding sequence ATGTCGGACAACGAAACCATTTTAATAAAGCAACTACAATCTGATAAAGATAAAAATGCTGCTTTTAAAACTCTAATAACACGCTATAAAGAGCGGTTATATTGGCACATCAGACATATTGTAAAGTCTCATGACGATGCGGACGATGTATTACAGAATACTTTTATTAAAGTCTTCAAGAACATTAATAAATTTAACGGAGACAGTCAATTATATTCTTGGATTTACAGAATCGCAACTAATGAATCTTTAACACACTTAAAAAGAAATTCAAAACTAAAAAACATTAATAATGAAGAGGTTCAGGATCTATTAATTAATAATTTAGAATCTGACGTTTATTTTGAAGGAGAGGCTATTCAGTTAAAATTACAAAAAGCAATAGCGACGCTTCCAGAAAAACAACAATTAGTGTTTAATATGAAATATTTTCAGGATTTAAAATATAGCGAATTATCCGAAATATTAGAGACCAGCGAAGGTGCACTTAAAGCATCTTATCATATAGCCTCTAAAAAAATTGAAACATATTTAAAAGCAAATTAA
- a CDS encoding ABC transporter ATP-binding protein, translated as MKKIIHQLLPFIKKFKKHVVLNVIFNILNALFTTLSFVALIPMLNVLFDKTNRVTKEPVFKDLGSLFDYLNNLLNYKVSSYLDNGNEQMALVIVIAIVISTFFLKNLFGYLANQHVMYLKNGVLTAVRNDMFDNIIKLPLSFYSKRRKGDVMARILGDIGEMQNSLFIVFELIVREPLNIIFAIGTMFYINWQLSIFVLIFIPTAGFVISRIGKKLKSQSLTAQQESGRLISIVEETLTGLKIVKGYNAEPVFRKNFKDSTNRLLKLSNSIGLKNNLAGPVSEVLGIVTIAILLWYGGKLVLIDKAIEGTTFIGFMLLAYGILTPAKAISKASYRVKNGIAAADRVFEILHEEDSLPDLPNATVLNGFKNELTVNNISFKYDDNYVLKNFSINVPKGKTIALVGQSGSGKSTIANLVTRFYDVNEGTITIDGNNIKEVTKKSLRSQMGLVTQDSILFNDTIKNNILIGKQDATDDEIMEALKIANAWEFVSELPNGIETNVGDAGNNFSGGQKQRLSIARAVLKNPPIMILDEATSALDTESERLVQVALENMMKNRTSIVIAHRLSTIQNADEIIVMQKGEIVEQGTHTELLNKDGMYKRLVEMQSFE; from the coding sequence ATGAAAAAAATAATACATCAACTTTTACCATTTATAAAAAAATTTAAAAAGCACGTCGTTTTAAATGTGATTTTTAATATTTTAAATGCGCTATTTACAACACTTTCTTTTGTAGCATTAATACCTATGCTTAATGTGTTATTTGACAAAACTAACCGGGTCACTAAAGAACCTGTTTTTAAAGATTTAGGTAGTTTATTCGATTATTTAAATAATTTACTTAATTACAAAGTAAGCTCTTATTTAGATAATGGTAATGAACAAATGGCATTAGTTATTGTAATTGCAATAGTTATTTCGACATTCTTTCTTAAAAATCTATTTGGATATTTAGCGAATCAACACGTTATGTATTTAAAAAATGGCGTTTTAACAGCAGTAAGAAATGATATGTTTGATAACATTATTAAACTTCCGCTAAGTTTTTACTCTAAAAGACGAAAAGGAGATGTCATGGCAAGAATATTAGGTGACATTGGAGAAATGCAAAACTCTCTATTTATTGTTTTTGAATTGATTGTTAGAGAACCTCTGAATATTATTTTTGCAATAGGAACAATGTTCTACATAAATTGGCAGTTATCTATTTTCGTTTTAATTTTTATTCCAACTGCTGGATTTGTAATTTCCAGAATAGGAAAAAAGCTAAAAAGCCAATCTTTAACTGCACAACAGGAGTCTGGTAGATTAATTTCTATTGTTGAAGAAACGCTAACAGGATTAAAAATTGTAAAAGGCTATAATGCTGAACCGGTTTTTCGAAAGAATTTTAAAGATTCAACAAATCGATTACTAAAATTATCTAATAGTATTGGTCTTAAAAACAACCTTGCCGGACCTGTTAGTGAAGTATTAGGAATAGTAACCATAGCAATATTATTATGGTATGGAGGTAAATTAGTGTTAATAGACAAAGCTATTGAAGGGACTACCTTTATAGGTTTTATGCTACTTGCGTATGGTATATTAACACCTGCTAAAGCTATTAGCAAAGCCTCTTATCGCGTCAAAAATGGAATTGCTGCGGCTGATCGTGTCTTTGAAATTTTGCATGAAGAAGACTCCTTACCGGATCTCCCCAACGCTACTGTTTTAAATGGCTTTAAAAACGAATTAACCGTTAATAATATATCATTTAAATATGATGATAATTATGTCTTAAAAAACTTTAGTATTAATGTCCCGAAAGGAAAAACCATAGCACTTGTAGGACAATCTGGTAGCGGAAAAAGCACTATCGCAAACCTTGTAACACGCTTCTACGATGTTAATGAAGGTACTATTACTATTGATGGTAATAACATAAAAGAGGTTACAAAAAAATCATTACGAAGCCAGATGGGCTTAGTAACACAAGATTCTATTTTATTTAACGATACTATTAAAAATAATATTTTAATAGGGAAACAAGATGCTACTGACGACGAAATAATGGAAGCCTTGAAAATAGCTAATGCTTGGGAATTTGTTAGCGAACTACCAAACGGAATAGAAACGAACGTTGGTGATGCAGGTAACAACTTTTCTGGTGGACAAAAACAACGATTAAGTATTGCCAGAGCAGTTCTTAAAAATCCTCCAATTATGATTTTGGATGAAGCTACCTCAGCTTTAGACACAGAAAGTGAACGTTTGGTGCAAGTTGCTTTAGAAAATATGATGAAAAACAGAACCTCTATTGTAATCGCGCATAGGCTTTCGACTATTCAAAATGCAGATGAAATAATAGTTATGCAAAAAGGAGAAATTGTAGAACAAGGCACACATACAGAACTCTTAAATAAAGATGGCATGTATAAAAGGCTTGTAGAAATGCAAAGCTTTGAATAA
- a CDS encoding phospho-sugar mutase, with the protein MRHIDPELLERVNTWLTPAFDKDTQDYIKNLIAVEPTELKESFYKNLEFGTGGMRGVMGIGTNRINKYTLGKNTQGISNYMHQVFPGETLKVAIAFDCRHNSKSLAKVVADVFSANNIKVYLFEDLRPTPELSFALKHLGCHCGIVLTASHNPPEYNGYKVYWQDGGQLVPPQDAEIINLINALDYAEIKFEAKPELIEYIGEAVDNVFIDAAVKNGSFDTPQKDKDKLNVVFTSLHGTSITTIPETFKRAGYKNVHIVEEQREPNGDFPTVKSPNPEEPEALKMALDLAEKVEGDIVIGTDPDSDRVGVAVRGLDNKMILLNGNQTMVMMTEFLLQQWKSNNKINDNQFIGSTIVSTPMMSALADAFNVECKIGLTGFKWIAKMIKDFPNQEFIGGGEESFGFMVGDFVRDKDAVTSALLACEIAAQAKAKGSSFYKELIQLYTKHGFYKERLISTTKKGIEGAQEIKQMMIDARENPLTTVNGSKVIKIEDYQLSEAKNTLDNTTTVIDVPKSNVLIYYTEDGSKIALRPSGTEPKIKFYISVNTTLDNVSEFEATEQKLESKIDAILKDMQLN; encoded by the coding sequence ATGAGACACATAGATCCAGAACTTTTAGAAAGAGTCAATACTTGGCTAACACCAGCTTTTGATAAAGACACACAAGATTATATAAAAAACCTTATTGCGGTAGAACCTACAGAGCTTAAAGAAAGTTTTTATAAAAACTTAGAGTTTGGTACTGGTGGTATGCGTGGTGTTATGGGTATCGGGACCAACAGAATAAACAAATATACTTTAGGTAAAAACACACAAGGAATTAGCAATTATATGCACCAAGTTTTTCCTGGAGAAACACTTAAAGTCGCCATTGCTTTTGACTGTAGACATAATAGTAAGAGTTTAGCAAAAGTTGTAGCCGATGTCTTTTCTGCCAATAACATCAAAGTTTATTTATTTGAAGACCTACGCCCTACTCCAGAGTTATCGTTTGCTTTAAAACATTTAGGATGCCACTGTGGTATTGTACTAACAGCATCACATAACCCACCAGAATATAATGGTTATAAAGTGTATTGGCAAGATGGCGGACAATTAGTACCACCACAAGATGCTGAAATTATTAACCTAATTAATGCGCTTGATTATGCCGAAATTAAATTTGAAGCCAAACCAGAATTAATTGAATATATAGGCGAAGCTGTAGATAACGTATTTATTGACGCAGCAGTAAAAAACGGAAGTTTTGACACGCCTCAAAAAGATAAAGACAAATTAAATGTTGTATTTACATCGTTACACGGGACGTCAATTACCACTATTCCAGAAACTTTTAAACGTGCTGGATACAAAAATGTCCATATTGTAGAAGAGCAACGTGAGCCTAATGGCGATTTCCCAACAGTAAAATCTCCAAACCCAGAAGAACCTGAAGCACTGAAAATGGCTTTAGATTTAGCTGAAAAAGTTGAAGGAGACATTGTTATTGGAACAGATCCTGACAGTGACAGAGTTGGTGTTGCTGTAAGAGGTCTTGATAATAAAATGATTTTATTAAACGGAAATCAAACTATGGTCATGATGACCGAGTTTTTATTACAACAATGGAAAAGTAATAACAAGATAAATGACAATCAATTTATAGGAAGCACCATAGTATCTACTCCAATGATGTCTGCTTTGGCAGATGCCTTTAACGTAGAATGTAAAATTGGTTTGACCGGATTTAAATGGATTGCGAAAATGATTAAAGACTTTCCTAACCAAGAGTTTATTGGTGGTGGAGAGGAAAGTTTTGGTTTTATGGTGGGAGACTTTGTAAGAGACAAAGATGCTGTAACCTCTGCTTTACTTGCTTGTGAAATTGCAGCTCAAGCCAAAGCAAAAGGCAGTTCTTTTTATAAAGAATTAATACAACTTTACACTAAACATGGTTTTTATAAGGAGCGATTGATATCAACCACTAAAAAAGGTATTGAAGGTGCGCAAGAAATCAAACAAATGATGATTGATGCTAGAGAAAATCCTTTAACAACTGTTAATGGCTCTAAAGTCATAAAAATTGAAGACTACCAATTATCCGAAGCAAAAAACACACTAGACAATACAACAACTGTAATAGACGTCCCTAAATCTAATGTTTTAATTTACTATACAGAAGATGGTAGTAAAATTGCATTAAGACCAAGTGGTACAGAACCAAAAATAAAATTCTATATCAGCGTTAACACCACTTTAGACAATGTGTCAGAATTTGAAGCTACGGAACAGAAATTGGAAAGTAAGATTGATGCTATATTAAAAGATATGCAGCTAAACTAA
- a CDS encoding glycosyltransferase family 2 protein — protein MDISVVIPLLNEEDSLTELHHWIANVMQSNGFSYEILFIDDGSTDLSWQTIEGLQLKDKNVKGIRFLKNFGKSQALHAGFAEAKGDVIITMDADLQDNPEEIPELYNMITKQGFDLVSGWKKKRFDNKITKNLPSKLFNWAARKTSGVQLNDFNCGLKAYHINVVKNIDVNGEMHRYIPVLAKNAGFLKIGEKVVQHQARKYGETKFGMDRFINGFLDLITIWFLSRFAKRPMHLFGALGVIMFGIGLMFAMYLGIDKLFFNTAGRLITQRPPFYLALVTMILGSQFFIAGFLGEIILRQRTETKRYLIKESLNLEAQAIK, from the coding sequence ATGGACATATCAGTAGTCATACCACTACTTAACGAAGAAGACTCTTTAACAGAATTACACCATTGGATTGCAAATGTCATGCAATCCAATGGTTTTTCTTATGAAATACTTTTTATAGACGACGGTAGTACCGATCTATCTTGGCAAACCATAGAAGGACTTCAACTAAAGGATAAAAACGTTAAAGGAATACGATTCTTAAAAAACTTTGGGAAATCTCAAGCGTTACATGCTGGTTTTGCTGAAGCAAAAGGTGATGTTATTATTACAATGGATGCCGACTTGCAAGATAATCCTGAAGAAATCCCAGAACTATATAACATGATTACCAAACAAGGCTTTGATTTGGTATCTGGTTGGAAAAAGAAACGTTTTGATAACAAAATAACCAAAAATTTACCATCAAAATTATTTAATTGGGCAGCACGTAAAACTTCTGGAGTCCAACTAAACGATTTTAATTGTGGCTTAAAAGCCTACCATATTAATGTTGTAAAAAATATTGATGTTAATGGGGAAATGCATAGATACATTCCCGTATTAGCAAAAAATGCTGGCTTCTTAAAAATTGGAGAAAAAGTAGTACAACATCAAGCTAGAAAGTATGGCGAAACCAAATTTGGTATGGACCGCTTTATTAATGGTTTTCTAGACCTAATTACCATTTGGTTTTTGTCAAGATTTGCTAAACGTCCCATGCATTTATTTGGCGCACTTGGTGTTATTATGTTTGGTATAGGTTTAATGTTTGCCATGTATTTAGGAATAGATAAATTATTTTTTAATACAGCTGGTAGACTAATCACACAGAGACCTCCATTTTACCTAGCATTAGTCACCATGATTTTGGGCTCTCAGTTTTTTATTGCTGGTTTTTTAGGCGAAATAATTTTACGTCAAAGAACTGAAACAAAACGATATTTAATAAAAGAATCCCTAAATTTAGAAGCCCAAGCTATTAAATAA
- a CDS encoding DUF4199 domain-containing protein: MENENMPIKPVATNYGVYYALFSIAIIVILYATNMQKNLVIGTVNILGTVAVFVLAIIEYKKTNNNYLTLGQAIKVGLGTAAIGGILIALYTYIHYTYLQPEFIEAMREVQIVQLQKQADNMTSEDADLAMSMLDTFSSPGFISTVSLIGSLIFGLIVSLIAGLVLKSE, encoded by the coding sequence ATGGAAAACGAAAACATGCCGATTAAACCTGTTGCTACTAATTATGGTGTTTACTATGCACTTTTTTCTATAGCTATAATTGTAATATTATATGCTACAAATATGCAAAAAAATCTTGTAATTGGTACTGTAAACATACTTGGTACGGTAGCAGTGTTTGTTTTAGCAATTATAGAGTATAAAAAAACAAACAATAATTATCTAACATTGGGACAAGCCATAAAAGTAGGATTGGGTACTGCCGCTATTGGAGGTATACTAATAGCACTTTATACGTACATCCATTACACGTATCTACAACCTGAATTTATTGAGGCTATGAGAGAAGTACAAATAGTACAATTACAAAAACAAGCTGATAACATGACTTCTGAAGATGCAGACTTAGCAATGAGTATGCTTGATACTTTCAGCTCTCCTGGTTTTATAAGTACAGTAAGTCTTATAGGATCACTAATTTTTGGATTAATCGTTTCTTTAATAGCAGGATTGGTACTTAAAAGCGAATAA
- a CDS encoding type B 50S ribosomal protein L31, producing the protein MKKGIHPENYRMVAFKDMSNDDVFLTKSTANTSETLEVDGVEYPVIKMEISRTSHPFYTGKSKLIDTAGRIDKFKTKYAKFKK; encoded by the coding sequence ATGAAAAAAGGTATACATCCAGAAAATTATAGAATGGTAGCATTTAAAGACATGTCAAACGATGACGTGTTTTTAACAAAGTCTACTGCAAACACAAGCGAAACTTTAGAAGTTGACGGTGTTGAATATCCAGTAATAAAAATGGAAATTTCTAGAACGTCTCACCCATTTTATACAGGTAAGTCTAAATTAATTGATACCGCTGGTCGTATTGATAAATTCAAAACAAAATACGCAAAGTTTAAAAAATAA
- a CDS encoding GlmU family protein: MNYILFDGTVRNQLLPFTYTRPVADIRVGILTIREKWELYLDTTTTTVTEDYLSDKYPMVELEENVMLNASYLPNSELVELIIGLKSNQAIFKGEDVIAFYTTDTQEEVDFETYEAIEFDNDITKIEHTWDIFSKNGEVIQQDFDLLTDGRKSQPIPASNNVIAPENIFLEEGAKLEFATLNASAGPIYIGKKAEIMEGSLVRGPLALCDNATLKLGTKIYGPTTVGPHSKVGGEVNNSVLFGYSNKGHDGFLGNSVIGEWCNLGADTNNSNLKNNYVEVKLWDYETERFAKTGLQFCGLMMGDHSKCGINTMFNTGTVIGVNANVFGSGFPRNFVPSYSWGGASGFTTYLASKAFEVAKVVMARRGIEFSTQDEAILTQVFEDTKKYRKS, encoded by the coding sequence ATGAATTATATCCTTTTTGACGGAACAGTACGTAATCAATTACTCCCTTTTACATATACTAGGCCAGTTGCAGATATTAGAGTTGGTATTTTAACAATCCGAGAAAAGTGGGAATTATATCTTGATACTACAACTACTACGGTTACGGAAGATTATTTGTCGGATAAATATCCAATGGTAGAGTTGGAAGAAAACGTGATGCTTAACGCATCTTACTTACCTAATAGCGAGTTGGTAGAGTTAATTATAGGATTGAAGTCAAATCAAGCCATATTTAAAGGTGAAGATGTGATTGCTTTTTATACTACAGATACACAAGAAGAGGTTGATTTTGAGACTTACGAAGCTATAGAGTTTGATAATGATATTACCAAAATAGAACATACTTGGGATATATTTTCTAAAAATGGAGAAGTTATTCAGCAAGATTTTGACTTACTAACGGACGGCCGAAAATCTCAACCTATTCCGGCAAGTAATAATGTAATTGCGCCAGAGAATATTTTTTTAGAAGAAGGTGCTAAACTTGAGTTTGCAACATTAAATGCAAGTGCGGGTCCAATTTATATTGGTAAAAAAGCCGAAATCATGGAAGGAAGTCTTGTTAGAGGTCCTTTAGCCTTGTGTGATAATGCTACTTTAAAACTAGGAACAAAAATATACGGACCAACGACGGTTGGACCACATAGTAAAGTTGGAGGAGAAGTTAATAATTCGGTTTTATTTGGATATTCAAATAAAGGACATGATGGATTTTTAGGGAATTCGGTTATTGGAGAATGGTGTAATTTAGGTGCTGATACTAATAATTCTAACCTTAAAAATAATTATGTGGAGGTTAAGCTTTGGGATTACGAAACAGAACGCTTTGCAAAAACGGGATTACAGTTTTGTGGTTTAATGATGGGTGATCACAGTAAGTGTGGTATAAACACGATGTTTAATACTGGAACCGTTATAGGGGTTAATGCGAATGTGTTTGGTAGCGGATTTCCTAGAAATTTTGTACCGAGTTATAGTTGGGGTGGCGCTTCAGGTTTTACAACCTATTTAGCATCTAAAGCTTTTGAGGTTGCAAAAGTCGTGATGGCTAGAAGAGGAATAGAATTTTCAACTCAAGATGAAGCTATTTTAACACAGGTTTTTGAGGATACCAAAAAATACAGGAAATCGTAA
- a CDS encoding lysoplasmalogenase family protein, translating into MKLIFKNILKFSILYLILYLVDSFLKNNQELSSFRYISKTLLSFSLLIFYLLNNTQEDSGKKKLIVTALCCFAVGDLFFIAGNRGNMIHFLVAAFLFIIAKVCYSVRFFNNKDFKITKLIPFLLFCFCYMSIIMTLVYNQLGLFFIPLLLYLFVVMMLMQFAYLRKNEVNSESFWFVIFGVVASMIADSLDILKMFYDPEIAYNKITIMFFYCLSQYLIILGVLKETKSVTNMENSVV; encoded by the coding sequence ATGAAATTAATTTTTAAAAATATCCTTAAATTCTCTATATTATATCTTATTCTATATTTAGTGGATTCTTTTTTAAAGAATAATCAGGAGCTGTCATCCTTCCGGTATATTTCTAAAACGTTGTTAAGTTTTAGTTTGTTAATTTTCTATTTATTAAATAACACTCAAGAGGATTCTGGTAAGAAAAAATTAATAGTAACCGCGTTATGTTGTTTTGCAGTTGGAGATTTGTTTTTTATTGCGGGTAATCGTGGTAATATGATACATTTTTTAGTTGCAGCATTCTTATTTATAATCGCTAAAGTTTGTTATTCTGTGCGATTTTTTAATAATAAAGACTTTAAAATAACTAAACTTATTCCTTTTTTATTATTTTGCTTTTGTTATATGAGTATTATAATGACATTGGTTTATAATCAATTAGGTTTGTTTTTTATTCCTTTACTGCTTTATTTATTCGTGGTAATGATGCTAATGCAATTTGCTTATTTAAGAAAGAATGAAGTAAATTCTGAAAGTTTTTGGTTTGTTATTTTTGGTGTCGTTGCTTCTATGATAGCAGATAGTTTAGATATCTTAAAGATGTTTTACGATCCAGAAATAGCCTATAATAAAATAACAATCATGTTTTTTTATTGCTTATCTCAATACTTAATAATACTAGGAGTCTTGAAAGAAACGAAATCAGTAACTAACATGGAAAATTCTGTTGTATAA